The following are from one region of the Oryzias melastigma strain HK-1 linkage group LG22, ASM292280v2, whole genome shotgun sequence genome:
- the ak7b gene encoding adenylate kinase 7 isoform X2, whose amino-acid sequence MAAPKVMRVFINNIDSFSSGHIAECLSERAAVAPDQEDLPEPAVLQVVGTASEDAPRALEVYIVGEMIRSVKTRPNREELLFKLMQCDVVIYNISEEAEQVEEAMWAVTALHGLIGSFSAPKMFILISTVMTWASSKPVDPDDPTLPFTDEIFWSRKAHLNFVRHIGLERRVAKMGKTNREMFSTYVVASGLQYGMGEHLFHYFFKRAWLGQEPEVSVFGDCDNVLPTIHIRDLASIIQHVIHHRPRPYYLLAVDGSNNSMEEIIKAVASTLGPGKIQKRPVEEALLVQDLSAADIDFLLVNLRMEAVFIRKLFSIRWHCEFGLVENVDLVVEEYRQSRGLLPIRICVLGPPAAGKSTVSKELCQHYKLHYITLRDTVFEAIAQLEDAVNNLNPETDDSTMKDLLNSLKDSTENSKDVSENQLKVLKDKLMSNPCRNQGFVLDGFPNTYEQAKELFGEEDDETSHNASFKRIVPEVVFTLDASDNLLVDRVMNLPESVVQEHKYHQENFKRRLTAYRKINADEETVLTFFTEMDIPSWHLEITSSSEADNRLLIHKILQTVGPPRSYSPSRREIEEEERKKGEETMKKEALEKAEKDKKEAEEEEARRRAARLENWSRCLEVARRHKEEPLKAEALSYLKKEVMPTLVQALSECCRLQPPDPVDFVAEYLVKNNPTDKPA is encoded by the exons ATGGCGGCACCGAAAGTGATGAGAGTTTTCATAAACAACATTGACTCCTTCTCCTCCGGACACATCGCCGAG tgtctGAGTGAGCGCGCGGCTGTCGCACCTGATCAAGAAGACCTTCCGGAACCTGCAGTCCTCCAGGTGGTTGGAACGGCATCTGAGGACGCGCCGCGCGCACTGGAGGTTTATATTGTAGGTGAAATGATCCGAAGTGTAAAGACA CGTCCTAATAGAGAAGAGCTGCTGTTCAAACTGATGCAGTGCGATGTTGTGATCTATAACATCAGCGAGGAGGCGGAGCAAGTGGAGGAGGCCATGTGGGCTGTAACAG CTCTGCACGGTTTGATTGGGAGTTTCTCAGCACCAAAGATGTTTATCCTCATCTCCACAGTCATGACCTGGGCTTCAAGCAAGCCCGTCGATCCC gaTGACCCAACGCTTCCTTTCACAGATGAGATTTTCTGGAGCAGAAAAGCTCACCTGAACTTTGTGCGGCACATTGGCCTGGAGAGGAGAGTGGCCAAAATGGGCAAAACT AATAGGGAGATGTTCTCCACTTATGTGGTGGCATCAGGACTGCAGTACGGGATGGGAGAACATCTATTCCACTACTTTTTTAAG AGAGCGTGGCTCGGACAGGAGCCTGAAGTTTCTGTATTTGGAGACTGTGATAACGTTCTTCCCACGATTCATATCAGGGATTTGGCCAG TATCATTCAACATGTGATCCACCATCGGCCCAGGCCGTACTACCTGCTGGCTGTGGATGGTTCCAACAACAGCATGGAGGAAATCATAAAG GCAGTGGCCTCCACTCTGGGACCAGGAAAGATCCAGAAACGACCCGTTGAGGAGGCCCTTCTTGTACAGGACTTGAGT GCAGCAGACATTGATTTTCTGCTGGTCAACCTGCGAATGGAAGCCGTGTTCATCCGGAAGCTGTTTTCCATCCGCTGGCACTGTGAATTTGGGCTGGTGGAGAACGTGGATCTGGTGGTGGAGGAGTACCGGCAGAGCCGGGGACTGCTG CCCATCCGGATCTGTGTGCTGGGTCCTCCTGCGGCGGGGAAGAGCACCGTGTCCAAGGAACTCTGCCAACATTACAAGCTCCATTACATCACCCTGAGGGACACTGTGTTTGAGGCCATCGCCCAGCTG gAGGACGCTGTGAATAATCTTAATCCAGAAACAGATGACTCAACAATGAAGGATCTTCTAAACAGCCTAAAGGACAGCACGGAGAACAGCAAAG ATGTTTCAGAGAACCAGCTGAAGGTGTTGAAAGATAAACTGATGTCTAACCCGTGCAGAAACCAAGGCTTTGTTCTTGACGGTTTCCCCAACACCTACGAACAAGCAAAAGAACTCTTTGGTG AAGAAGACGATGAGACATCCCACAATGCTTCGTTCAAGAGGATTGTTCCAG AGGTCGTCTTTACTTTGGACGCATCGGACAACCTCCTGGTGGATCGAGTGATGAACCTGCCCGAGAGCGTGGTGCAGGAGCACAAATACCATCAGGAGAACTTTAAGAGGCGGTTAACCGCCTACAGGAAAATCAACGCAGACGAGGAAACAGTTCTCACCTTCTTTACTGAGATGGACATCCCATCATGGCACCTGG AAATCACTAGCAGTTCAGAAGCCGACAATCGATTGCTCATCCACAAGATCCTGCAGACGGTGGGTCCTCCTAGAAGTTACAGCCCCTCCAGACGGGAgatagaggaggaggagaggaagaagggAGAGGAAACGATGAAGAAGGAGGCCCTGGAAAAGGCAGAAAAGGACAAgaaggaggcagaggaggaggaggccagGAGAAGGGCAGCACGTTTGGAGAACTGG AGTCGGTGTTTGGAAGTGGCGAGGCGACATAAGGAGGAGCCACTGAAGGCTGAGGCCCTGAGCTACCTGAAGAAGGAGGTCATGCCCACGCTGGTGCAGGCTCTGAGCGAGTGCTGCCGACTTCAGCCTCCAGATCCTGTGGACTTTGTG GCGGAGTATCTAGTCAAGAACAACCCCACTGACAAGCCAGCCTAA
- the ak7b gene encoding adenylate kinase 7 isoform X3, translating into MAAPKVMRVFINNIDSFSSGHIAECLSERAAVAPDQEDLPEPAVLQVVGTASEDAPRALEVYIRPNREELLFKLMQCDVVIYNISEEAEQVEEAMWAVTALHGLIGSFSAPKMFILISTVMTWASSKPVDPDDPTLPFTDEIFWSRKAHLNFVRHIGLERRVAKMGKTNREMFSTYVVASGLQYGMGEHLFHYFFKRAWLGQEPEVSVFGDCDNVLPTIHIRDLASIIQHVIHHRPRPYYLLAVDGSNNSMEEIIKAVASTLGPGKIQKRPVEEALLVQDLSAADIDFLLVNLRMEAVFIRKLFSIRWHCEFGLVENVDLVVEEYRQSRGLLPIRICVLGPPAAGKSTVSKELCQHYKLHYITLRDTVFEAIAQLEDAVNNLNPETDDSTMKDLLNSLKDSTENSKDVSENQLKVLKDKLMSNPCRNQGFVLDGFPNTYEQAKELFGAEEDDETSHNASFKRIVPEVVFTLDASDNLLVDRVMNLPESVVQEHKYHQENFKRRLTAYRKINADEETVLTFFTEMDIPSWHLEITSSSEADNRLLIHKILQTVGPPRSYSPSRREIEEEERKKGEETMKKEALEKAEKDKKEAEEEEARRRAARLENWSRCLEVARRHKEEPLKAEALSYLKKEVMPTLVQALSECCRLQPPDPVDFVAEYLVKNNPTDKPA; encoded by the exons ATGGCGGCACCGAAAGTGATGAGAGTTTTCATAAACAACATTGACTCCTTCTCCTCCGGACACATCGCCGAG tgtctGAGTGAGCGCGCGGCTGTCGCACCTGATCAAGAAGACCTTCCGGAACCTGCAGTCCTCCAGGTGGTTGGAACGGCATCTGAGGACGCGCCGCGCGCACTGGAGGTTTATATT CGTCCTAATAGAGAAGAGCTGCTGTTCAAACTGATGCAGTGCGATGTTGTGATCTATAACATCAGCGAGGAGGCGGAGCAAGTGGAGGAGGCCATGTGGGCTGTAACAG CTCTGCACGGTTTGATTGGGAGTTTCTCAGCACCAAAGATGTTTATCCTCATCTCCACAGTCATGACCTGGGCTTCAAGCAAGCCCGTCGATCCC gaTGACCCAACGCTTCCTTTCACAGATGAGATTTTCTGGAGCAGAAAAGCTCACCTGAACTTTGTGCGGCACATTGGCCTGGAGAGGAGAGTGGCCAAAATGGGCAAAACT AATAGGGAGATGTTCTCCACTTATGTGGTGGCATCAGGACTGCAGTACGGGATGGGAGAACATCTATTCCACTACTTTTTTAAG AGAGCGTGGCTCGGACAGGAGCCTGAAGTTTCTGTATTTGGAGACTGTGATAACGTTCTTCCCACGATTCATATCAGGGATTTGGCCAG TATCATTCAACATGTGATCCACCATCGGCCCAGGCCGTACTACCTGCTGGCTGTGGATGGTTCCAACAACAGCATGGAGGAAATCATAAAG GCAGTGGCCTCCACTCTGGGACCAGGAAAGATCCAGAAACGACCCGTTGAGGAGGCCCTTCTTGTACAGGACTTGAGT GCAGCAGACATTGATTTTCTGCTGGTCAACCTGCGAATGGAAGCCGTGTTCATCCGGAAGCTGTTTTCCATCCGCTGGCACTGTGAATTTGGGCTGGTGGAGAACGTGGATCTGGTGGTGGAGGAGTACCGGCAGAGCCGGGGACTGCTG CCCATCCGGATCTGTGTGCTGGGTCCTCCTGCGGCGGGGAAGAGCACCGTGTCCAAGGAACTCTGCCAACATTACAAGCTCCATTACATCACCCTGAGGGACACTGTGTTTGAGGCCATCGCCCAGCTG gAGGACGCTGTGAATAATCTTAATCCAGAAACAGATGACTCAACAATGAAGGATCTTCTAAACAGCCTAAAGGACAGCACGGAGAACAGCAAAG ATGTTTCAGAGAACCAGCTGAAGGTGTTGAAAGATAAACTGATGTCTAACCCGTGCAGAAACCAAGGCTTTGTTCTTGACGGTTTCCCCAACACCTACGAACAAGCAAAAGAACTCTTTGGTG CAGAAGAAGACGATGAGACATCCCACAATGCTTCGTTCAAGAGGATTGTTCCAG AGGTCGTCTTTACTTTGGACGCATCGGACAACCTCCTGGTGGATCGAGTGATGAACCTGCCCGAGAGCGTGGTGCAGGAGCACAAATACCATCAGGAGAACTTTAAGAGGCGGTTAACCGCCTACAGGAAAATCAACGCAGACGAGGAAACAGTTCTCACCTTCTTTACTGAGATGGACATCCCATCATGGCACCTGG AAATCACTAGCAGTTCAGAAGCCGACAATCGATTGCTCATCCACAAGATCCTGCAGACGGTGGGTCCTCCTAGAAGTTACAGCCCCTCCAGACGGGAgatagaggaggaggagaggaagaagggAGAGGAAACGATGAAGAAGGAGGCCCTGGAAAAGGCAGAAAAGGACAAgaaggaggcagaggaggaggaggccagGAGAAGGGCAGCACGTTTGGAGAACTGG AGTCGGTGTTTGGAAGTGGCGAGGCGACATAAGGAGGAGCCACTGAAGGCTGAGGCCCTGAGCTACCTGAAGAAGGAGGTCATGCCCACGCTGGTGCAGGCTCTGAGCGAGTGCTGCCGACTTCAGCCTCCAGATCCTGTGGACTTTGTG GCGGAGTATCTAGTCAAGAACAACCCCACTGACAAGCCAGCCTAA
- the ak7b gene encoding adenylate kinase 7 isoform X1 has protein sequence MAAPKVMRVFINNIDSFSSGHIAECLSERAAVAPDQEDLPEPAVLQVVGTASEDAPRALEVYIVGEMIRSVKTRPNREELLFKLMQCDVVIYNISEEAEQVEEAMWAVTALHGLIGSFSAPKMFILISTVMTWASSKPVDPDDPTLPFTDEIFWSRKAHLNFVRHIGLERRVAKMGKTNREMFSTYVVASGLQYGMGEHLFHYFFKRAWLGQEPEVSVFGDCDNVLPTIHIRDLASIIQHVIHHRPRPYYLLAVDGSNNSMEEIIKAVASTLGPGKIQKRPVEEALLVQDLSAADIDFLLVNLRMEAVFIRKLFSIRWHCEFGLVENVDLVVEEYRQSRGLLPIRICVLGPPAAGKSTVSKELCQHYKLHYITLRDTVFEAIAQLEDAVNNLNPETDDSTMKDLLNSLKDSTENSKDVSENQLKVLKDKLMSNPCRNQGFVLDGFPNTYEQAKELFGAEEDDETSHNASFKRIVPEVVFTLDASDNLLVDRVMNLPESVVQEHKYHQENFKRRLTAYRKINADEETVLTFFTEMDIPSWHLEITSSSEADNRLLIHKILQTVGPPRSYSPSRREIEEEERKKGEETMKKEALEKAEKDKKEAEEEEARRRAARLENWSRCLEVARRHKEEPLKAEALSYLKKEVMPTLVQALSECCRLQPPDPVDFVAEYLVKNNPTDKPA, from the exons ATGGCGGCACCGAAAGTGATGAGAGTTTTCATAAACAACATTGACTCCTTCTCCTCCGGACACATCGCCGAG tgtctGAGTGAGCGCGCGGCTGTCGCACCTGATCAAGAAGACCTTCCGGAACCTGCAGTCCTCCAGGTGGTTGGAACGGCATCTGAGGACGCGCCGCGCGCACTGGAGGTTTATATTGTAGGTGAAATGATCCGAAGTGTAAAGACA CGTCCTAATAGAGAAGAGCTGCTGTTCAAACTGATGCAGTGCGATGTTGTGATCTATAACATCAGCGAGGAGGCGGAGCAAGTGGAGGAGGCCATGTGGGCTGTAACAG CTCTGCACGGTTTGATTGGGAGTTTCTCAGCACCAAAGATGTTTATCCTCATCTCCACAGTCATGACCTGGGCTTCAAGCAAGCCCGTCGATCCC gaTGACCCAACGCTTCCTTTCACAGATGAGATTTTCTGGAGCAGAAAAGCTCACCTGAACTTTGTGCGGCACATTGGCCTGGAGAGGAGAGTGGCCAAAATGGGCAAAACT AATAGGGAGATGTTCTCCACTTATGTGGTGGCATCAGGACTGCAGTACGGGATGGGAGAACATCTATTCCACTACTTTTTTAAG AGAGCGTGGCTCGGACAGGAGCCTGAAGTTTCTGTATTTGGAGACTGTGATAACGTTCTTCCCACGATTCATATCAGGGATTTGGCCAG TATCATTCAACATGTGATCCACCATCGGCCCAGGCCGTACTACCTGCTGGCTGTGGATGGTTCCAACAACAGCATGGAGGAAATCATAAAG GCAGTGGCCTCCACTCTGGGACCAGGAAAGATCCAGAAACGACCCGTTGAGGAGGCCCTTCTTGTACAGGACTTGAGT GCAGCAGACATTGATTTTCTGCTGGTCAACCTGCGAATGGAAGCCGTGTTCATCCGGAAGCTGTTTTCCATCCGCTGGCACTGTGAATTTGGGCTGGTGGAGAACGTGGATCTGGTGGTGGAGGAGTACCGGCAGAGCCGGGGACTGCTG CCCATCCGGATCTGTGTGCTGGGTCCTCCTGCGGCGGGGAAGAGCACCGTGTCCAAGGAACTCTGCCAACATTACAAGCTCCATTACATCACCCTGAGGGACACTGTGTTTGAGGCCATCGCCCAGCTG gAGGACGCTGTGAATAATCTTAATCCAGAAACAGATGACTCAACAATGAAGGATCTTCTAAACAGCCTAAAGGACAGCACGGAGAACAGCAAAG ATGTTTCAGAGAACCAGCTGAAGGTGTTGAAAGATAAACTGATGTCTAACCCGTGCAGAAACCAAGGCTTTGTTCTTGACGGTTTCCCCAACACCTACGAACAAGCAAAAGAACTCTTTGGTG CAGAAGAAGACGATGAGACATCCCACAATGCTTCGTTCAAGAGGATTGTTCCAG AGGTCGTCTTTACTTTGGACGCATCGGACAACCTCCTGGTGGATCGAGTGATGAACCTGCCCGAGAGCGTGGTGCAGGAGCACAAATACCATCAGGAGAACTTTAAGAGGCGGTTAACCGCCTACAGGAAAATCAACGCAGACGAGGAAACAGTTCTCACCTTCTTTACTGAGATGGACATCCCATCATGGCACCTGG AAATCACTAGCAGTTCAGAAGCCGACAATCGATTGCTCATCCACAAGATCCTGCAGACGGTGGGTCCTCCTAGAAGTTACAGCCCCTCCAGACGGGAgatagaggaggaggagaggaagaagggAGAGGAAACGATGAAGAAGGAGGCCCTGGAAAAGGCAGAAAAGGACAAgaaggaggcagaggaggaggaggccagGAGAAGGGCAGCACGTTTGGAGAACTGG AGTCGGTGTTTGGAAGTGGCGAGGCGACATAAGGAGGAGCCACTGAAGGCTGAGGCCCTGAGCTACCTGAAGAAGGAGGTCATGCCCACGCTGGTGCAGGCTCTGAGCGAGTGCTGCCGACTTCAGCCTCCAGATCCTGTGGACTTTGTG GCGGAGTATCTAGTCAAGAACAACCCCACTGACAAGCCAGCCTAA
- the galcb gene encoding galactocerebrosidase isoform X1 has product MCWRLSAVFVSALLGSLRSSSADSYVLSDDKGLGRDFDGIGGLSGGGATSRLLVNYPEPYRSQILDYLFKPNFGASLHILKVEIGGDGQTTDGTEPSHMHYEDDENYFRGYEWWLMKEAKKRNPDIVLIGLPWSFPGWLGHGKDWPYDFPDVTADYVVKWIIGAKKYHDLHIQYVGIWNERNFDAKYIKLLRYTLDKSGLEEVRIIASDNLWEPIAQSLLLDPELSGAVDVIGAHYPGTNTVPQALKTLKKLWSSEDYSTFNDDVGAGCWARILNQNYVNGHMTSTISWNLVASYYEELPFGRCGLMTAQEPWSGNYVVSHPIWITAHTTQFTQPGWTYLQTVGHLAKGGSYVALTDGKGNLTVVIETMTHDHSVCIRPPLPAFNLTSQTATFNLQGSFASVKELQVWRSQFNFKTQKPSFFEKLTAVKLVNGSFTLDLAEDEVYTLTTITTGTKGSYADPPPSARFPKAYKDNFNAQDPPFSEASNFADQTGVFEYFMNTSDPGPHVFTMRQVVTQRPVTWTADADQTISVIGDFQWKNLTVTCDAFMENVKNGGVFIAARVSKGGEEVRRAKGVFFWVFANGTYSVTSDIGGQTVVTQGKSGTEAFTWYTLSLTVQGQKASGTLNGKLLWTSSVPVEPPNGWAAIGTASFELAQFDNFSVVAE; this is encoded by the exons ATGTGCTGGCGGCTGTCGGCGGTGTTCGTGTCCGCGCTCCTCGGCTCGCTGCGGTCCTCCTCCGCGGACTCGTACGTGCTGAGCGACGACAAGGGCCTGGGGAGGGACTTTGACGGGATCGGGGGTCTGAGCGGCGGAGGG GCCACTTCCCGGTTACTGGTGAACTACCCGGAGCCGTACCGGAGCCAGATCCTAGATTACCTGTTCAAG ccAAACTTTGGGGCGTCTCTGCACATCCTGAAGGTGGAGATCGGAGGAGACGGACAAACCACCG ATGGAACCGAGCCGTCACACATGCACTACGAGGACGATGAGAACTACTTCCGAGGATACGAGTGGTGGCTGATGAAGGAAGCCAAAAAGAGGAACCCTGACATTGTTCTGATAG GTTTACCGTGGTCCTTCCCTGGATGGCTGGGCCATGGAAAGGACTGGCCCTACGACTTCCCTGACGTCACAGCGGACTATGTGGTGAAATGGATCATCGGGGCCAAGAAATACCACGACCTGCACATTCAATACGTTGGG ATCTGGAATGAGAGGAACTTTGATGCCAAGTACATCAAG CTGCTGCGGTACACTCTGGATAAGAGCGGTCTGGAGGAGGTCAGGATCATAGCCAGCGACAACCTGTGGGAGCCCATAGCTCAATCGCTGCTGCTTGACCCTGAGCTCAGTGGAGCTGTAGACGTGATAGG GGCTCACTATCCGGGTACAAACACCGTCCCACAGGCCCTGAAGACCCTGAAGAAGCTGTGGTCTTCAGAGGACTACAGCACCTTCAACGATGACGTGGGCGCCGGCTGCTGGGCTCGCATCCTCAACCAGAACTACGTCAACGGACACATGACTTC AACCATCTCCTGGAACCTGGTGGCCAGTTACTATGAGGAGCTGCCGTTCGGCAGATGCGGTTTGATGACGGCTCAGGAGCCGTGGAGCGGGAACTACGTGGTGTCTCATCCCATCTGGATCACCG CCCACACCACCCAGTTCACACAGCCGGGGTGGACGTACCTGCAGACTGTGGGACACCTGGCTAAAGGAGGAAGCTACGTCGCCCTGACGGACGGCAAAGGAAACCTGACGGTGGTCATCGAAACTATG acTCATGATCATTCGGTTTGCATCCGTCCTCCTCTGCCTGCGTTTAACTTGACGTCTCAGACTGCAACTTTCAACCTGCAAGGATCCTTT GCTTCCGTAAAGGAGCTCCAGGTGTGGCGATCGCAGTTCAACTTCAAGACTCAGAAACCTTCGTTCTTTGAGAAGCTGACAGCGGTGAAG CTGGTAAACGGATCGTTCACTCTGGATCTGGCTGAAGACGAGGTCTACACGCTGACCACCATCACCACGGGGACCAAAGGCAGCTACGCTGACCCCCCGCCGTCCGCCCGCTTCCCCAAAGCTTACAAGGACAACTTTAACGCTC AGGACCCTCCGTTCTCTGAGGCTTCAAACTTTGCTGACCAGACGGGTGTGTTCGAGTACTTCATGAACACGTCCGACCCCGGACCGCACGTCTTCACCATGCGGCAGGTCGTCACCCAGAGACCCGTCACCTGGACAGCCGACGCTGACCAGACCATCAGCGTCATCGGAGATTTTCAGTG GAAGAATCTGACCGTCACGTGTGACGCCTTCATGGAGAACGTTAAGAATGGCGGCGTGTTCATCGCAGCCAGAGTGAGTAAAGGAGGCGAGGAGGTGCGGCGTGCTAAAGGAGTCTTCTTCTGGGTTTTCGCAAACGGCACCTACAGCGTAACCTCAGATATCG GCGGGCAGACGGTCGTCACTCAGGGGAAGTCGGGGACCGAAGCATTTACCTGGTACACGTTATCCCTGACTGTGCAG GGTCAGAAAGCCTCCGGGACGCTGAACGGAAAGCTGCTGTGGACCAGCAGCGTGCCGGTGGAGCCGCCGAACGGCTGGGCTGCGATCGGAACCGCCTCCTTCGAGCTGGCTCAGTTTGACAACTTCTCTGTGGTGGCTGAGTGA
- the galcb gene encoding galactocerebrosidase isoform X2, whose protein sequence is MCWRLSAVFVSALLGSLRSSSADSYVLSDDKGLGRDFDGIGGLSGGGATSRLLVNYPEPYRSQILDYLFKPNFGASLHILKVEIGGDGQTTDGTEPSHMHYEDDENYFRGYEWWLMKEAKKRNPDIVLIGLPWSFPGWLGHGKDWPYDFPDVTADYVVKWIIGAKKYHDLHIQYVGIWNERNFDAKYIKVLRDTLDRVGLKGVGIIAADGDWSIANSMISDPYLYNSVDVIGAHYPGTNTVPQALKTLKKLWSSEDYSTFNDDVGAGCWARILNQNYVNGHMTSTISWNLVASYYEELPFGRCGLMTAQEPWSGNYVVSHPIWITAHTTQFTQPGWTYLQTVGHLAKGGSYVALTDGKGNLTVVIETMTHDHSVCIRPPLPAFNLTSQTATFNLQGSFASVKELQVWRSQFNFKTQKPSFFEKLTAVKLVNGSFTLDLAEDEVYTLTTITTGTKGSYADPPPSARFPKAYKDNFNAQDPPFSEASNFADQTGVFEYFMNTSDPGPHVFTMRQVVTQRPVTWTADADQTISVIGDFQWKNLTVTCDAFMENVKNGGVFIAARVSKGGEEVRRAKGVFFWVFANGTYSVTSDIGGQTVVTQGKSGTEAFTWYTLSLTVQGQKASGTLNGKLLWTSSVPVEPPNGWAAIGTASFELAQFDNFSVVAE, encoded by the exons ATGTGCTGGCGGCTGTCGGCGGTGTTCGTGTCCGCGCTCCTCGGCTCGCTGCGGTCCTCCTCCGCGGACTCGTACGTGCTGAGCGACGACAAGGGCCTGGGGAGGGACTTTGACGGGATCGGGGGTCTGAGCGGCGGAGGG GCCACTTCCCGGTTACTGGTGAACTACCCGGAGCCGTACCGGAGCCAGATCCTAGATTACCTGTTCAAG ccAAACTTTGGGGCGTCTCTGCACATCCTGAAGGTGGAGATCGGAGGAGACGGACAAACCACCG ATGGAACCGAGCCGTCACACATGCACTACGAGGACGATGAGAACTACTTCCGAGGATACGAGTGGTGGCTGATGAAGGAAGCCAAAAAGAGGAACCCTGACATTGTTCTGATAG GTTTACCGTGGTCCTTCCCTGGATGGCTGGGCCATGGAAAGGACTGGCCCTACGACTTCCCTGACGTCACAGCGGACTATGTGGTGAAATGGATCATCGGGGCCAAGAAATACCACGACCTGCACATTCAATACGTTGGG ATCTGGAATGAGAGGAACTTTGATGCCAAGTACATCAAG GTGCTGCGGGACACGCTGGACAGAGTGGGTCTGAAAGGCGTCGGCATCATCGCTGCAGACGGCGATTGGAGCATCGCAAATTCTATGATCTCAGACCCGTATCTTTATAACTCTGTCGACGTGATTGG GGCTCACTATCCGGGTACAAACACCGTCCCACAGGCCCTGAAGACCCTGAAGAAGCTGTGGTCTTCAGAGGACTACAGCACCTTCAACGATGACGTGGGCGCCGGCTGCTGGGCTCGCATCCTCAACCAGAACTACGTCAACGGACACATGACTTC AACCATCTCCTGGAACCTGGTGGCCAGTTACTATGAGGAGCTGCCGTTCGGCAGATGCGGTTTGATGACGGCTCAGGAGCCGTGGAGCGGGAACTACGTGGTGTCTCATCCCATCTGGATCACCG CCCACACCACCCAGTTCACACAGCCGGGGTGGACGTACCTGCAGACTGTGGGACACCTGGCTAAAGGAGGAAGCTACGTCGCCCTGACGGACGGCAAAGGAAACCTGACGGTGGTCATCGAAACTATG acTCATGATCATTCGGTTTGCATCCGTCCTCCTCTGCCTGCGTTTAACTTGACGTCTCAGACTGCAACTTTCAACCTGCAAGGATCCTTT GCTTCCGTAAAGGAGCTCCAGGTGTGGCGATCGCAGTTCAACTTCAAGACTCAGAAACCTTCGTTCTTTGAGAAGCTGACAGCGGTGAAG CTGGTAAACGGATCGTTCACTCTGGATCTGGCTGAAGACGAGGTCTACACGCTGACCACCATCACCACGGGGACCAAAGGCAGCTACGCTGACCCCCCGCCGTCCGCCCGCTTCCCCAAAGCTTACAAGGACAACTTTAACGCTC AGGACCCTCCGTTCTCTGAGGCTTCAAACTTTGCTGACCAGACGGGTGTGTTCGAGTACTTCATGAACACGTCCGACCCCGGACCGCACGTCTTCACCATGCGGCAGGTCGTCACCCAGAGACCCGTCACCTGGACAGCCGACGCTGACCAGACCATCAGCGTCATCGGAGATTTTCAGTG GAAGAATCTGACCGTCACGTGTGACGCCTTCATGGAGAACGTTAAGAATGGCGGCGTGTTCATCGCAGCCAGAGTGAGTAAAGGAGGCGAGGAGGTGCGGCGTGCTAAAGGAGTCTTCTTCTGGGTTTTCGCAAACGGCACCTACAGCGTAACCTCAGATATCG GCGGGCAGACGGTCGTCACTCAGGGGAAGTCGGGGACCGAAGCATTTACCTGGTACACGTTATCCCTGACTGTGCAG GGTCAGAAAGCCTCCGGGACGCTGAACGGAAAGCTGCTGTGGACCAGCAGCGTGCCGGTGGAGCCGCCGAACGGCTGGGCTGCGATCGGAACCGCCTCCTTCGAGCTGGCTCAGTTTGACAACTTCTCTGTGGTGGCTGAGTGA